In a genomic window of Mycolicibacterium neoaurum VKM Ac-1815D:
- the dapC gene encoding succinyldiaminopimelate transaminase has translation MTASRSAISATLPVFPWDTLADVTAAAKAHPDGIVDLSVGTPVDEVAPVIRDALAQASGVPGYPTTAGTSALRSAIHAALARRFGITDIAAEAVLPVIGSKELIAWLPTLLGVGAEDTVVIPELAYPTYDVGARLAGAQVMAADSLTQIGPQVPALIYLNSPSNPTGKVLGADHLRKVVGWARERGVLVASDECYLGLAWDAEPLSVLHPSICGGDHTGLLAIHSLSKTSSLAGYRAGFVAGDPAVVTELLAVRKHAGMMVPGPVQAAMVAALTDDEHIAVQRERYARRRALLLPALLAAGFTVDHSEAGLYLWATRGEPCRQTLAWLAQRGILVAPGEFYGPAGAQHVRVALTATDERIAAAVQRLGQ, from the coding sequence GTGACCGCGTCACGATCGGCCATATCGGCCACGTTGCCGGTGTTCCCCTGGGACACGCTGGCTGACGTCACCGCAGCGGCGAAGGCACACCCCGACGGCATCGTCGACCTCTCGGTCGGCACGCCGGTCGACGAGGTGGCCCCGGTCATCCGCGATGCGCTGGCCCAGGCCAGTGGCGTGCCCGGATACCCGACGACCGCGGGCACATCGGCGTTGCGTTCGGCGATCCACGCCGCGCTGGCGCGTCGGTTCGGCATCACCGATATCGCGGCGGAGGCCGTCCTGCCGGTGATCGGCAGCAAGGAGCTCATCGCCTGGCTGCCCACATTGCTCGGCGTGGGCGCCGAGGACACCGTGGTGATCCCCGAACTCGCCTATCCGACCTATGACGTCGGCGCCCGGCTGGCGGGTGCGCAGGTCATGGCGGCGGACTCGTTGACCCAGATCGGTCCGCAGGTCCCGGCGTTGATCTACCTGAACTCGCCGAGCAATCCCACCGGCAAGGTCTTGGGAGCCGACCACCTGCGCAAAGTGGTGGGCTGGGCGCGCGAACGCGGTGTGCTGGTCGCCTCCGACGAGTGCTACCTCGGCCTGGCCTGGGACGCCGAACCTCTGTCGGTGCTGCATCCCTCGATATGCGGCGGCGACCACACCGGCCTGCTGGCCATCCACTCGTTGTCCAAGACGTCATCGCTGGCCGGATACCGCGCCGGATTCGTCGCGGGCGATCCGGCGGTGGTCACCGAGCTGCTGGCGGTGCGCAAGCATGCCGGGATGATGGTGCCCGGACCGGTGCAGGCGGCCATGGTCGCCGCACTGACCGATGACGAACACATCGCCGTGCAGCGCGAACGCTACGCGCGCCGGCGGGCCCTGCTGCTACCCGCGCTGCTGGCGGCCGGCTTCACGGTCGACCATTCCGAGGCGGGCCTGTACCTGTGGGCCACCCGTGGGGAGCCGTGCCGCCAGACCCTGGCATGGCTGGCGCAGCGGGGAATCCTGGTGGCACCCGGCGAGTTCTACGGCCCGGCAGGCGCCCAGCACGTGCGCGTCGCACTGACCGCCACCGACGAGCGCATCGCCGCGGCCGTGCAGCGGCTGGGGCAGTAG